A single Micromonospora luteifusca DNA region contains:
- a CDS encoding DUF3151 domain-containing protein, translating to MQNLLPEPPATRLPANDEADAALAAADEAGTDEAFASVAAGFPTYSAGWAELAARSFAQGQVVTAYAYARTGYHRGLDQLRRSGWKGHGPVPWSHEPNRGFLRCLYVLSRAADEIGEADEAARCAQFLRDCDPEAADALASN from the coding sequence ATGCAGAACCTTTTGCCAGAGCCACCGGCCACCCGCCTGCCCGCGAACGACGAGGCCGACGCCGCCCTGGCCGCCGCCGACGAGGCTGGCACCGATGAGGCGTTCGCCAGCGTGGCGGCCGGCTTCCCGACCTACAGCGCGGGCTGGGCCGAGCTCGCGGCCCGGTCGTTCGCCCAGGGCCAGGTGGTGACGGCGTACGCCTACGCACGCACTGGCTACCACCGTGGCCTCGACCAGTTGCGCCGCAGCGGCTGGAAGGGGCACGGGCCGGTGCCCTGGTCGCACGAGCCCAACCGGGGCTTCCTCCGCTGCCTCTACGTGCTGTCCCGGGCCGCTGACGAGATCGGCGAGGCCGACGAGGCGGCCCGCTGTGCCCAGTTCCTGCGTGACTGCGACCCGGAAGCCGCGGACGCGCTGGCCAGCAACTGA
- a CDS encoding LOG family protein: MPTPPPADVIEPQLHTDEIQTRDEFDRQLATGRLTGLTVQGLRLDLAPVPDLTGVEVAGTLFVGCRFASRDVGADLVRRGANVVPPFSGLPYPTQPAHLYTPEDLAAGFAEGGFTGMYDTRVYDHYRAHGGALPDVKEALGQRLHDHGVDNALADATRVWLARHGPQSVVGIMGGHAVRRGSPAYRMAAVLGWELARADRLVVTGGGPGVMEAANLGAYLADRSATELTEAIDLLATAPDFTDHHRYTATALEVRQRYAGVPRPRGADLGWARAGGLAIPTWLYGHEPANLFAGRIAKYFSNAIREDTILRLARGGIVFAPGRAGTVQEVFQAATKTYYGTDGASGAYIFLDRDYWTRELPVEALLRPLLAASPFGDLSSTIHLTDDVREAVRLLTT; the protein is encoded by the coding sequence GTGCCGACCCCACCTCCAGCGGATGTCATCGAGCCGCAGCTGCACACCGACGAGATCCAGACGCGCGACGAGTTCGATCGACAGTTGGCCACCGGCCGACTGACCGGGCTCACCGTGCAGGGCCTGCGCCTCGACCTGGCGCCGGTGCCCGACCTGACCGGCGTGGAGGTCGCCGGCACCCTCTTCGTGGGCTGCCGGTTCGCCTCCCGGGACGTCGGGGCCGACCTGGTCCGGCGTGGTGCGAACGTGGTGCCACCGTTCTCGGGGCTGCCGTACCCGACCCAGCCTGCGCACCTCTACACCCCGGAGGACCTGGCCGCCGGGTTCGCCGAGGGCGGGTTCACCGGGATGTACGACACCCGGGTGTACGACCACTACCGGGCGCACGGGGGTGCGCTGCCGGACGTCAAGGAGGCGCTGGGTCAGCGGCTGCACGACCACGGCGTGGACAACGCGCTGGCCGACGCCACCCGGGTCTGGCTGGCCCGACACGGGCCGCAGTCGGTGGTGGGCATCATGGGTGGGCACGCCGTGCGGCGCGGCAGCCCGGCGTACCGGATGGCCGCCGTGCTGGGTTGGGAGCTGGCGCGGGCCGACCGGCTGGTGGTGACCGGCGGCGGTCCCGGGGTGATGGAGGCGGCGAACCTCGGTGCCTACCTGGCGGATCGCTCGGCGACCGAGTTGACCGAGGCGATCGACCTACTGGCCACCGCGCCCGACTTCACCGACCACCACCGCTACACGGCCACCGCGCTGGAGGTGCGACAGCGGTACGCGGGCGTGCCCCGGCCGCGCGGCGCCGACCTCGGTTGGGCGCGGGCCGGCGGGCTGGCCATCCCGACCTGGCTGTACGGGCACGAACCGGCGAACCTGTTTGCCGGGCGGATCGCCAAGTACTTCTCGAACGCCATCCGGGAGGACACCATCCTGCGACTCGCCCGGGGCGGCATCGTCTTCGCCCCGGGTCGGGCGGGCACGGTGCAGGAGGTGTTCCAGGCGGCCACCAAGACCTATTACGGCACCGACGGCGCCAGCGGCGCGTACATCTTCCTGGACCGTGACTACTGGACCCGGGAGCTGCCGGTGGAGGCGTTGTTGCGTCCGCTGCTGGCCGCGTCCCCGTTCGGTGACCTGTCCTCGACGATCCACCTCACCGACGACGTACGCGAAGCCGTCCGCCTGCTGACGACCTGA